From Candidatus Edwardsbacteria bacterium RifOxyA12_full_54_48, a single genomic window includes:
- a CDS encoding 16S rRNA (cytidine(1402)-2'-O)-methyltransferase: protein MPGILYLVATPIGNLEDITLRALKVLQEVQLIAAEDTRHTGLLLKHYGISTPLSSFYSYNQKGKAPELIRRMQEGANMALVSDAGTPGISDPAVALVAQAVAAGIKVVPIPGPTALISALIASGLDTSQFVFTGFLPVKPGRRAKVLGQLERESRTIVIYESPHRISRTLQELADVFKSRPAAVCREITKMFEEFERGPLPELAEKYRTKKPKGEFVIVIAGKE from the coding sequence ATGCCGGGAATATTATATTTAGTGGCCACGCCCATCGGCAACCTGGAGGACATCACCCTGAGGGCGCTGAAGGTCCTCCAGGAGGTTCAGTTGATCGCCGCCGAGGATACCCGGCACACCGGCCTGCTGCTGAAACACTACGGGATAAGCACCCCGTTAAGTTCTTTCTACTCTTACAACCAGAAGGGAAAAGCCCCGGAGCTGATCCGCCGGATGCAGGAAGGGGCCAATATGGCCCTGGTGTCCGACGCCGGGACCCCCGGCATCTCCGATCCGGCGGTGGCCCTGGTGGCCCAGGCGGTGGCGGCCGGCATCAAGGTGGTCCCCATCCCCGGGCCGACCGCCCTGATCTCCGCCCTGATCGCCTCCGGCCTGGACACCAGCCAGTTCGTCTTCACCGGATTCCTTCCGGTCAAGCCGGGCCGCCGGGCTAAGGTCCTGGGGCAGCTGGAGCGGGAATCCCGGACCATCGTGATCTACGAATCCCCCCACCGCATCAGCCGCACTTTGCAGGAACTGGCTGATGTTTTTAAATCCCGCCCGGCGGCGGTCTGCCGGGAGATCACCAAAATGTTCGAGGAATTCGAACGGGGCCCGCTGCCCGAGCTGGCGGAAAAGTATCGAACCAAGAAGCCCAAGGGCGAATTTGTAATCGTTATTGCCGGAAAGGAATAG
- a CDS encoding dTMP kinase: MRKGLFISFEGIEGCGKSTQAKLLESWLKAQGFKVVLTREPGGPSISEKIRKILLDSRNQGMSDLTELLLLQASRVQHLAQVIVPALKAGKVVICDRFADSSTAYQGYGRGLDLKMVGELNDFAVDGHWPQLTLVLDLPVEKGFLRAQGRRRSLDRMETQAVKFHKRVRQGFKAIAKADPGRVKLLDGSQPPEVIHAAVRQLALSAMKKR; encoded by the coding sequence ATTAGAAAAGGCCTTTTCATAAGCTTTGAGGGCATCGAGGGCTGCGGGAAAAGCACCCAGGCCAAACTATTGGAGAGCTGGCTCAAGGCCCAGGGCTTTAAGGTAGTACTGACCAGGGAACCCGGCGGCCCTTCCATTTCCGAGAAGATAAGAAAGATCCTGCTGGACAGCCGCAACCAGGGGATGTCCGACCTCACCGAGCTGCTGCTGCTGCAGGCCTCCCGGGTCCAGCACCTGGCCCAGGTGATAGTGCCGGCCCTGAAGGCCGGGAAGGTGGTGATCTGCGACCGTTTTGCCGACTCCTCCACCGCCTACCAGGGCTACGGCCGGGGCCTGGACCTGAAGATGGTGGGTGAGCTCAACGATTTTGCGGTGGACGGCCACTGGCCCCAGCTGACGCTGGTGCTGGACCTGCCGGTGGAGAAGGGTTTCTTAAGGGCCCAAGGCCGGCGCCGCAGCTTGGACCGGATGGAGACCCAGGCCGTAAAATTTCACAAAAGGGTCAGACAGGGTTTTAAGGCCATAGCCAAAGCAGATCCAGGGCGGGTCAAACTTTTGGATGGCAGCCAGCCGCCGGAGGTGATCCACGCCGCGGTGCGGCAGCTGGCGCTGAGCGCCATGAAAAAAAGATAA
- a CDS encoding hydroxylamine reductase, whose translation MTMFCHQCQETAGNKGCAGARGVCGKPDQVAVLQDLLIHTLKGISYLNVQAKETGKCDPQASEFVMEQLFATITNVNFDPEYFVRQIDRAREFRDQLKNAAPKDPSGKLPDAAVWTAQSGLNEYLLKGAEVGILATANEDVRSLRSLILFGLKGLAAYAHHAYVLDAKDNDILLFMQQALAATLDDSLSADELTGLVLKCGEYGVKAMALLDKANTGKYGHPEITSVKLDVGINPGILISGHDLLDLEELLEQTKGQGVDVYTHGEMLPANAYPAFKKYANFHGNYGGSWWHQNEEFEKFNGPVLMTTNCLVPPKDSYKDRVFTTGVVGFPGMKHIADRQPGKQKDFSAVIAMAQKSKAPEKLEDGNLTIGFAHNQVLALAPKVIEAVKSGAIKRFVVMAGCDGRHKSREYFTDIAKTLPQDAVILTAGCAKYRYNKLNLGDIGGIPRVLDAGQCNDSYSLVLIALALKDAFGLKDVNELPVSYDIAWYEQKAVLVLLVLLHLGVKNIHLGPTLPAFVSPNVLKVLVEKFNVQPTAGAEEDVKKMMAGT comes from the coding sequence ATGACCATGTTCTGTCATCAATGCCAGGAGACGGCCGGGAACAAGGGCTGCGCCGGGGCCAGGGGCGTCTGCGGCAAGCCCGACCAGGTGGCGGTATTACAGGATCTGCTGATCCACACCCTGAAGGGCATCTCATATCTCAATGTACAGGCCAAGGAGACAGGGAAATGCGATCCCCAAGCCTCGGAGTTCGTGATGGAGCAGCTGTTCGCCACCATCACCAACGTCAATTTCGATCCGGAATATTTCGTCAGGCAGATAGACCGGGCCAGGGAGTTCCGCGATCAGCTAAAAAACGCCGCCCCCAAGGATCCCTCCGGCAAATTACCCGATGCCGCCGTCTGGACCGCCCAGAGCGGCCTGAACGAATACCTGCTCAAGGGCGCCGAGGTGGGCATTCTGGCCACGGCCAACGAGGATGTGCGTTCCCTGCGGTCGCTCATATTGTTCGGGCTAAAGGGACTGGCGGCCTACGCCCATCATGCCTACGTGCTGGATGCCAAGGACAACGATATACTGTTGTTCATGCAGCAGGCCCTGGCCGCCACGCTGGACGACAGCCTTTCGGCCGACGAGCTGACCGGCCTGGTGCTGAAGTGCGGAGAGTACGGGGTCAAGGCCATGGCATTATTGGATAAGGCCAATACCGGAAAGTACGGGCACCCGGAGATCACCAGCGTCAAGCTGGACGTGGGCATCAACCCGGGCATCCTGATCAGCGGGCACGACCTATTGGACCTGGAGGAATTGCTGGAGCAGACCAAGGGCCAGGGGGTGGACGTTTACACCCACGGCGAGATGCTGCCGGCCAACGCCTATCCAGCCTTCAAGAAATACGCCAATTTCCACGGCAATTACGGCGGATCCTGGTGGCACCAGAACGAGGAGTTCGAGAAGTTCAACGGCCCGGTGCTGATGACCACCAACTGCCTGGTCCCGCCCAAGGACAGCTACAAGGACCGGGTTTTCACCACCGGGGTGGTGGGCTTTCCGGGAATGAAGCACATCGCCGACCGCCAGCCGGGAAAGCAAAAGGATTTCTCGGCCGTCATCGCCATGGCACAGAAGTCCAAGGCGCCGGAGAAACTGGAAGACGGCAATTTGACCATCGGCTTCGCCCACAACCAGGTGCTGGCCCTGGCCCCCAAGGTGATCGAGGCCGTCAAAAGCGGCGCCATCAAGCGTTTTGTGGTGATGGCCGGATGCGACGGAAGGCACAAGTCCCGGGAATATTTCACCGACATAGCCAAAACCCTGCCCCAGGACGCGGTCATTCTCACGGCCGGTTGCGCCAAGTACCGCTATAACAAGCTGAATCTGGGCGACATCGGCGGGATCCCAAGGGTCTTAGACGCCGGGCAGTGCAACGACAGCTACTCCCTGGTGCTGATCGCTCTGGCATTAAAGGATGCCTTCGGGTTGAAGGACGTCAATGAACTGCCGGTCAGTTATGACATCGCCTGGTACGAGCAGAAGGCGGTGCTGGTGCTGCTGGTCCTGCTGCATCTGGGGGTGAAGAACATCCACCTGGGGCCGACCCTGCCGGCCTTCGTGTCTCCCAATGTGCTCAAGGTGCTGGTGGAGAAATTCAATGTCCAGCCGACGGCGGGCGCGGAGGAGGATGTGAAGAAGATGATGGCGGGGACCTGA
- a CDS encoding inositol-3-phosphate synthase — protein MAKKIIKKTVQPAAKSSGQRKVRVAIIGVGNCASSFVQGVHYYRNAKPGDKVPGLMHVNLGGYHISDIEFSAAIDIDKNKVGKDLATAIYTKPNNTFKFCQVPKSGITVQRGMLHDGLGKYLSQIIQKAPGSTVDIVKLLQDTKTDVVVSYLPVGSEMATKWYVEQILEAKCAFVNCIPVFIAREQYWSNRFKKAGVPCIGDDIKSQVGATITHRVLTRLFMDRGVKLQKTYQLNFGGNTDFLNMLERERLESKKISKTNAVTSMLDYKMDPDDIHVGPSDYVPWLLDRKFCHIKMEGQTFGDVPLNLDMKLEVWDSPNSAGVVIDAVRCAKLALDHKLSGTMLEPSSYFMKSPMVQVPDDQAKRNVEEFIKKLGRK, from the coding sequence ATGGCAAAGAAGATCATCAAAAAGACCGTCCAGCCGGCCGCCAAAAGTTCCGGCCAGCGCAAAGTCCGGGTGGCCATCATCGGGGTGGGCAACTGCGCCTCCTCCTTCGTCCAGGGCGTTCATTATTACCGCAACGCCAAGCCGGGCGACAAGGTCCCCGGCCTGATGCACGTCAACCTGGGCGGCTATCACATCTCGGACATCGAGTTCTCGGCCGCCATCGACATCGACAAGAACAAGGTGGGCAAGGACCTGGCCACCGCCATCTACACCAAGCCCAACAACACCTTCAAGTTCTGCCAGGTGCCCAAGAGCGGGATCACCGTCCAGCGCGGCATGCTGCACGACGGTCTGGGCAAGTATCTGTCCCAGATCATCCAGAAGGCCCCGGGCTCCACGGTGGACATCGTCAAGCTGCTGCAGGACACCAAGACCGACGTGGTGGTCAGCTACCTGCCGGTGGGCTCGGAGATGGCCACCAAATGGTATGTGGAGCAGATACTGGAGGCCAAGTGCGCCTTTGTCAACTGCATTCCGGTGTTCATCGCCCGCGAGCAGTACTGGTCCAACCGCTTCAAGAAGGCCGGGGTGCCCTGCATCGGAGACGACATCAAGTCGCAGGTGGGGGCCACCATCACCCACCGGGTGCTGACCCGCCTGTTCATGGACCGGGGGGTCAAACTGCAGAAGACCTACCAGCTGAACTTCGGCGGCAACACCGACTTTCTGAACATGCTGGAGCGGGAGCGGCTGGAGTCCAAGAAGATCTCCAAGACCAACGCCGTCACCTCCATGCTGGACTACAAGATGGATCCCGACGACATCCATGTCGGCCCGTCGGATTACGTGCCCTGGCTGCTGGACCGGAAATTCTGCCACATCAAGATGGAGGGCCAGACCTTCGGCGACGTGCCCCTGAACCTGGACATGAAGCTGGAAGTATGGGATTCCCCCAATTCGGCCGGGGTGGTGATCGATGCGGTGCGCTGCGCCAAGCTGGCCCTGGACCACAAGCTCTCCGGGACCATGCTGGAGCCCTCCAGCTACTTCATGAAATCGCCCATGGTCCAGGTGCCGGACGACCAGGCCAAGAGGAACGTGGAAGAGTTCATCAAGAAACTGGGGCGGAAATAA
- a CDS encoding ArsC family transcriptional regulator produces the protein MPVIQIFGTVKCRDTRAAQRFFKERRLKFQFIDLNQKALSRGELNSVKNAVGLENLLDAEGKEYQRQNLKYQKYDIEQVLLENPGLFRTPIVRCGPKATVGYQPEVWQNWLEAGT, from the coding sequence ATGCCAGTTATTCAGATATTCGGGACCGTCAAATGCCGGGACACCCGGGCCGCCCAGAGATTCTTCAAGGAGCGCCGGCTAAAGTTTCAGTTCATCGACCTCAACCAGAAGGCTCTCAGCCGGGGGGAGCTGAACAGCGTCAAGAATGCGGTGGGTCTGGAGAACCTGCTGGATGCCGAGGGAAAGGAATACCAAAGACAGAATCTCAAATATCAGAAATACGATATAGAACAGGTCCTGCTGGAAAATCCCGGACTGTTCAGAACCCCCATCGTCCGCTGCGGGCCCAAGGCCACGGTCGGTTATCAGCCGGAGGTTTGGCAAAATTGGCTGGAGGCCGGAACATAG
- a CDS encoding peptide-methionine (R)-S-oxide reductase: MKHTKAGDSELKKRLTSLQYQVTRKSATEPPFANKYWDEKRDGIYVDITTGQPLFSSKDKFDSDCGWPSFTRPLETRLVVEKKDTSFGRIRTEVRSQAGDSHLGHVFDDGPQPTGLRYCINSASLRFIPVEDLEKEGYGEYKKLFGGGNLPLWGRACTEQTVY; encoded by the coding sequence ATGAAACACACCAAAGCCGGGGATTCGGAACTTAAAAAGCGTTTGACTTCCCTGCAATACCAGGTGACCCGGAAGAGCGCCACCGAGCCGCCCTTTGCCAACAAATACTGGGACGAGAAGCGTGACGGCATTTATGTTGACATCACCACCGGCCAGCCCCTGTTCAGTTCCAAGGACAAGTTCGATTCCGACTGCGGCTGGCCCAGCTTCACCAGGCCCCTGGAGACAAGACTGGTGGTGGAAAAGAAGGACACCAGTTTCGGCCGGATAAGGACCGAAGTGCGCAGCCAGGCCGGAGACTCCCACCTGGGCCATGTCTTCGATGACGGCCCGCAACCGACAGGCCTGCGTTACTGCATTAACTCGGCTTCGCTGAGATTCATCCCGGTGGAGGACCTGGAGAAGGAAGGGTACGGGGAGTATAAAAAATTATTTGGGGGGGGGAACCTTCCCTTATGGGGAAGAGCCTGCACTGAGCAAACAGTATATTGA